The Collibacillus ludicampi region ATTAAAGCGCATATTTGCCAAGTCGCTATTGCCTGCTTACTTTGAAAAAATTGGTTTCGGTTTCGGATTTCGCGGTCGTGAGATCGGAACGATGGCTGTTTCCGGAGTCACGTGGGAAGTCGGTCATGACGGTGCTCTTCTCTCCGTTCGCGTTGGTGATCAGCCGTTACTTGATGATCATCTATATAGCTGTGCCACGATCGATTATCTGACGTTTTCCGGCGTCTATGAAGAAGTAAAACTCGGTCGCCATTTGCGTCACGAACCGATCTTCTTGCGCGAATTGCTGGAGCGGGCGTTGAAAGATCCGGGAGCGTTAGAGAGGGCATATGTGCCGCGGAGGATCCGAAAAGAATGACAGAACGTAAAACAGCCGGTTTCCTTCGAGAGTGTAAGCAACAAGCTTCTCAAAAGACCGACTGTCACTGAATTCAAACTTCATTTCAAACGTTTTTTTCCTTCCCTGCAGATGTCAGACAATGGACACGACTCACAGGCAGGCCTTTGTGCTTTGCAGTGATATCTGCCAAAGAAAATGAGCCTGTGATGCGTCTGTGTCCATTCTTCTTTTGGTACCAGCTTCATCAATGTCTTTTCCACTTCCAAAACGCTGTCATCCCACTTACATAAGCCCAAGCGTTTACTAACCCTTTCCACGTGTGTGTCTACCGCGATTGCGGGAACACCGAATGCATTGGATACCACGACGTTGGCAGTCTTGCGACCGACACCGGCAAGCTTGGTCAATTCTTCAAGTGTTTGCGGGACTTCACCGTTATGTTCTTCAATCAGTGTTCTGCACAAAGCTTGAATATTTTTTGCTTTATTACGGTAGAGACCGATATGCTTGATATCATGTTCCAGTTCTTCAAGCGGTACATGTACATAGTCTTGTGGGGTCTTGTACTTTCGAAACAATGTTTCTGTCACTTCATTCACTTTTTTATCGGTTGATTGGGCAGAAAGAACGACGGCGATAAGCAGTTCAAACGGATTCGAATGGTTCAGTTCGCAGTGTGCGTCAGGGAACATATCTTTCAATGTGTCAAGGATTCTTCGTACATTCTTTTTGTTCATAGAATCACCACGTATCATTATAACGAAAAAAAGCACGCATGGAAGGGTTCCTAACTATTCCTTTCGCGATATTCACATTCAAGGAAGCTAGAAAGAAATTCTCTTTTACGAATTTGTAATAAATTTTAACAGTTCGTCAATAATTATCCATTGTTCGTGATTTATAATAGGCATGAAACAATCTCTCGTTCTCAAGTGTCTTTCACGAATTATTCACAGTTCACCTCGAATGTTTGCTCCTCAATTTCGTAAGATCTTACTGTTTGGTATCAGTAAACGAGAACAAGGAGTGGTAGAGGAAAATGGATCGCTTGATTTTTATCGACTTCGACGGTTTTGCCGCTAAGTTGCTAAACGAAGAGGATAGGAAGGCACTCGATGGATTAGAAATTGCTCTATTTATTGATACAGACAGTTATTCAATACATCGAGGGGTTTATTTAAACAAGGTTGTTTCAGACGAAAAAATATTAGAGCAAGAACAAATCATTCGCAAGTTTATGGAGTTGCTCTATGCAGATGTTGAAATTCAATCGTTAATGGGGAAAGCGGTACAAAAGAATTCGATGGAAAGTGTCGCATACGCTTGAACAGTCGCAGTAAAATAGCCCCTTAGATATAAACTCATCCATCAAATCGAGCATGAATCGAACAAGGTCGGAGAAACTCTCTCCGGCCTTTCTGCTTGGAGAATTACAGAACATGAAAAAACCTAGCGGTCATCCGCTAGATCAAACGTGTTTTAATACTGCATCCATTGTCCGTTTTCATCGAGACGAATCGGTGTCCGACAATACATACATCCGTCTTCCCGTCCGATGACTTTCGTTGTGCGATTACAGCCGGGACACGTGATTTGAGGGATCTTCATCGAGATGACCCCCATATGAAAATAAATGGAGACAGAAACTAGAAGACAAATCGTACCAAGAATAAAGAAAATGGGTAACAAGGATCTGACAAATACACCCATATACATAATAAAAAAAGAAAATAAAATCAATCCCAAAGCAATGTTGCGTAGACGGTGAAGCTTCATAATGTAGAGAACTCCTTTCCGATTCTTCTTCAGTGCCGATATAGTTCAAGGCACCATGTAACGTTTCGAAGGCTTTACATCACACGGAAGACGAGTATACTTATATTCGCCGGGATAATGAGAATTGTTAACAATTTTAACTCGTGATTGATCGCGGCATCATGATAAGAGAACACGATTGTTCGCATGGCACTGATTCCTTAACGATTGCGATTGCGACAGATGTACTAAAAATTATATTTTCTTCTGTCGCAGGTATAACTTTGATGACATGCGATCGTTATACGATGAAAAGCCGATCGATTATGTGCTTGCTTCGCATTTTGCGGGTTCGATTCAGGGGGGTGAATCTTCACCGTCGCGAACGATTGGTCTTCATACACGATTACAAGTATGCGCAGATCATGACGAGCAAGCTGCATGTAATTCTCGCGATTATTAAGGAAATGAGGCGCAAAATCACGCATATTCGTACGCGTGAAACATAAAAAATACTTTTGTATGAATTTGTTTGCAGACTCTCATTGAGTCGGAGATCATTCTGTGATAAGATTGAGTCTGTCGCCGCTCAAACGGCAAAGTGGTTATTGCAGAAAAGCGGGCAACCGCGCCGTTTCTGTAAACGGTGAGGAAAGTCCACGCTCGCCCAGGCTGAGATGCCCGGAGTTCGGATGCCTGACGAATTCATAAGTCAGGGCAGCTCGTGTAGAGCTGACGGCGGAGAAAGGAGCTACGTCCACAAGGATATGCTCCGATTATCCTGAAAGTGCCACAGTGACGTAGCATCTCTGGAAACGGAGATGGTGGAACGAGGTAAACCCCATCTGCGAGAAACCCAAATTATGGTAGGGGAACTGCCGGGAGGGAACAGGAACCAATCGGCGGATCGGTGAAAACCGATAGATAGATGGTTGCCACCGAGTAGTGCAAGGCTTGCAACCGCAGCACGAAAGGTACAAAACGTGGCTTACAGCTTTTCTGCAGTGCAGATAACCTGACGGATACGAAAGAGCTCAAGAAGGATGAACGGGGACTCGTAGTTCTTGGAGCGGCGTATGACAAATCGACTAAGTAAATGTATGAACAACCTCGATAAAAGGGATCGAGCGAACAGCTCGATCCCTTTTTGTATTCTGCGAAATATAAGCTTGATTGCATTCATGATTTTGGTTGAATCGGGCAATCTATGGCTACATACAGTTTTTCTGGAAGGAGGTTTCCTATGTCATTTTGGTCGAGAGTGTCCCGGATATTTACAGTTGATGATTCGATTCTCGACGAACGCTTCAGTCTGGGGGATCGCGATGAAGATGATGACAGAGAAGAGCGGGAAGAGCAAGCGGCTGACGATCAGGGACATCAATCTGTCGACGATAAAGAAAATGAGCAGGAAAAACGTTCAAACCCAAGAGATAAAAAAACTTTTGTGAAACCGATTCCCTTGCAAGAATTGAAACAACAAGAACTGGACAAAAAGGTGAAGAAACGGGAAAAAGAAAGACAGAGAACGAATGAGGACGAAGATTCGCACATACCGGAGGAACTGTACTGTAATCTTCAGGAAAATCG contains the following coding sequences:
- the nth gene encoding endonuclease III, yielding MNKKNVRRILDTLKDMFPDAHCELNHSNPFELLIAVVLSAQSTDKKVNEVTETLFRKYKTPQDYVHVPLEELEHDIKHIGLYRNKAKNIQALCRTLIEEHNGEVPQTLEELTKLAGVGRKTANVVVSNAFGVPAIAVDTHVERVSKRLGLCKWDDSVLEVEKTLMKLVPKEEWTQTHHRLIFFGRYHCKAQRPACESCPLSDICREGKKRLK
- a CDS encoding DUF2614 family zinc ribbon-containing protein, which gives rise to MKLHRLRNIALGLILFSFFIMYMGVFVRSLLPIFFILGTICLLVSVSIYFHMGVISMKIPQITCPGCNRTTKVIGREDGCMYCRTPIRLDENGQWMQY